From the genome of Eucalyptus grandis isolate ANBG69807.140 chromosome 2, ASM1654582v1, whole genome shotgun sequence, one region includes:
- the LOC120290505 gene encoding putative disease resistance protein RGA3 → MASLSLRENVAIISNYTSKRDPTTSLPELRFFGREEERAHIFKLLTNEARNSDATPGIVPIVGMGGIGKTALAQLLYDDVKVTRCFDKKAWVCVSDNFDVFNITKNILHSITMESLKDEYLNELQNKLRDSLSQKKFLVVLDDVWNDNYERWTTLLRPFKGGAKGSKIIITARNLPAFLEKEASLCVLKELPLNDCASLLAFHAFEEANFESHPELEKIGKNIAETCKGLPLIAKMLGGALRNRRELVFPKGYEIERDELVLLWIVEGFLDQQKTNENNLRLGWSYFNELVSRSFLQQSSVDASKFSMHDLLNDLAKSIEGGTCFTSGEFQLATNEDDLEKVRYASFISSQYHGDLHWQNLLGGSHSAVAENLDVVEALIQGLVLFHGAILMVSHDEHLIARSLDEVWWFHKVSHDEHLITGSADELLVVS, encoded by the exons ATGGCTAGTCTAAGCTTGAGAGAGAATGTTGCAATCATATCCAACTACACCAGCAAAAGGGATCCAACCACTTCTCTGCCGGAGCTTCGATTTTTTGGTAGGGAGGAGGAACGAGCACATATATTCAAACTATTGACCAATGAGGCCAGAAATTCTGATGCCACACCGGGAATAGTCCCTATAGTTGGGATGGGCGGTATTGGAAAGACAGCTTTGGCTCAGCTGCTATATGATGATGTCAAAGTGACTAGATGTTTCGACAAGAAAGCATGGGTTTGTGTTTCCGATAATTTTGATGTTTTCAACATAACAAAGAATATTTTGCACTCGATCACCATGGAGTCCTTGAAGGATGAATATCTTAACGAGCTTCAAAATAAGttgagggacagtctatctcagaagaagtttcttgtggttttaGATGATGTCTGGAATGACAACTACGAAAGATGGACTACCCTTTTAAGGCCATTTAAAGGAGGGGCCAAGGGAAGCAAGATCATTATCACGGCTCGCAACCTTCCtgcttttcttgaaaaagaAGCTTCACTATGTGTTTTAAAGGAGTTGCCCCTCAATGATTGTGCAAGCTTATTAGCCTTTCATGCTTTTGAAGAAGCAAACTTTGAGAGCCACccagaattggaaaaaataGGCAAGAATATAGCTGAAACATGTAAAGGTTTACCTTTGATAGCGAAGATGTTGGGCGGTGCCCTACGTAATAGAAGGGAACTCG TATTTCCTAAGGGTTATGAAATTGAGAGGGATGAGTTGGTGCTCTTATGGATAGTGGAGGGATTTTTAGATCAACAAAAAACAAACGAGAATAACTTGAGATTAGGATGGAGTTACTTCAATGAGTTAGTGTCTAGatcatttcttcaacaatcaagtgTTGATGCATCTaagttttcaatgcatgatcttTTGAATGATCTAGCAAAGTCAATTGAGGGTGGGACATGCTTCACCTCTGGAGAGTTTCAACTAGCAACTAATGAAGATGATCTTGAGAAAGTTCGTTATGCATCATTCATCTCATCACA ATACCATGGTGATTTGCATTGGCAAAATCTCTTGGGAGGATCGCATTCGGCCGTTGCTGAG AATTTGGATGTGGTTGAGGCGCTTATTCAAGGTCTGGTCTTGTTCCACGGAGCAATTCTAATG GTTAGTCACGATGAGCATCTAATAGCTAGAAGCTTGGATGAGGTCTGGTGGTTTCACAAG GTTAGTCACGATGAGCATCTAATAACTGGAAGTGCAGACGAGCTATTGGTGGTTTCTTAA